In a single window of the Necator americanus strain Aroian chromosome X, whole genome shotgun sequence genome:
- a CDS encoding hypothetical protein (NECATOR_CHRX.G21863.T1) translates to MSTKITLESRQRLPSKVQDVICDSALIIQHATSASGSSEMLNSCSKQFCAAEQSIGTTSTSLNKMDSLLDAMQQQCYEVENRYGALIYLSQKSLVECPNSSIWIINFMIDS, encoded by the exons ATGAGCACAAAAATTACTCTGGAAAGTAGACAGAGATTGCCAAGTAAAGTTCAGGATGTTATCTGTGATTCGGCACTAATTATTCAGCACGCAACGAGTGCTTCAGGAAGTAGTGAG ATGCTCAATTCATGTTCGAAACAGTTTTGCGCTGCTGAGCAATCCATTGGAACCACAAGCACA TCGCTAAATAAGATGGATTCGTTATTGGATGCGATGCAGCAACAATGTTATGAAGTTGAAAACAG ATATGGAGCCTTAATTTACCTTTCACAGAAGTCCCTCGTAGAATGTCCGAATAGTTCTATATGGATAATTAATTTCATGATTGACTCTTGA
- a CDS encoding hypothetical protein (NECATOR_CHRX.G21863.T2), producing MSTKITLESRQRLPRSSEMLNSCSKQFCAAEQSIGTTSTSLNKMDSLLDAMQQQCYEVENRIGVVSDVLEIMQTIERNKYFTEEGLRPTCESDVDSTA from the exons ATGAGCACAAAAATTACTCTGGAAAGTAGACAGAGATTGCCAA GAAGTAGTGAG ATGCTCAATTCATGTTCGAAACAGTTTTGCGCTGCTGAGCAATCCATTGGAACCACAAGCACA TCGCTAAATAAGATGGATTCGTTATTGGATGCGATGCAGCAACAATGTTATGAAGTTGAAAACAG GATTGGAGTTGTTTCGGATGTGTTGGAAATAATGCAAACCATTGAACGGAATAAGTATTTCACCGAAGAAGGTCTTCGTCCAACATGTGAATCTGATGTTGATAGTACTGCTTAG
- a CDS encoding hypothetical protein (NECATOR_CHRX.G21864.T1) has translation MVQTCNNTPRGSIAIPLPEFTNEIVQLSNGYTYHDSLTSLIGLGSFGVVYKGYNESDSQKVAIKKMSRVHVKENELRVIRSLNSAYLVGVLDICMLDDVTCCLIMELCDGDLEYHIKYNSNAGRLNSTNLRTLIDNIARGYKDLFDLKIVHRDIKPQNILIKYVGKSKQLLSAKITDFGIARTLDTEEPDLCNVAGTLFYMAPEVGANLLKTCQYDSKVDMWSIGCLLYQCVTGEIPFDECCLCKLFLYTAGANYDAYDPPELPETTNEEIGEIIHSLLEIDSSRRCTPVQFYNKATSFSQKIC, from the exons ATGGTTCAAACATGTAATAATACTCCTCGTGGATCGATTGCTATACCTTTACCGGAATTCACCAATGAAATTGTACAATTGTCTAATGGATACACTTATCATGATTCACTTACATCGTTGATTGGACTTGGATCGTTTGGTGTCGTCTATAAAGGTTACAATGAAAGTGATAGTCAAAAa GTAGCCATCAAAAAAATGTCCCGAGTGCACGTGAAAGAGAACGAGCTTAGGGTGATTAG ATCATTGAACAGCGCATACCTAGTAGGTGTATTGGATATATGTATGTTAGATGATGTAACATGTTGCCTTATTATGGAATTATGTGATGGCGATTTGGAATATCACATCAAATACAATTCGAATGCTGGACGTCTTAACAGCACAAATCTTCG AACCCTTATCGACAACATCGCACGTGGTTATAAGGATCTTTTCGATTTAAAAATAGTTCATCGTGACATTAAACCACAAAATATCCTTATCAAATACGTTGGTAAAAGCAAACAACTTCTATCAGCAAAAATTACGGATTTCG GTATTGCTCGAACTTTGGACACAGAAGAGCCTGATCTATGTAATGTAGCAGgaactttattttatatggCTCCTGAAGTAGGAGCAAATCTCCTAAAAACATGCCAATATGATTCGAAAGTTGATATGTGGAGCATTGGATGTCTTCTATATCAGTGTGTCACTGGAGAG ATTCCATTCGATGAATGCTGTCTATGTAAACTATTTTTGTACACAGCTGGTGCTAATTATGATGCATATGATCCACCAGAACTACCAGAaacaacaaatgaagaaataggTGAAATCATCCATTCACTTCTTGAAATTGACTCATCCAGAAGATGTACACCAGTACAATTCTATAATAAAGCAACAAGTTTTAGTCAAAAAATTTGCTAA